A section of the Clostridium felsineum DSM 794 genome encodes:
- the spoIIR gene encoding stage II sporulation protein R, translating into MKKKILMVIILAIFYIVFMSVNYVFANTEMNSSEDNVQMSIAKKVIRFHVLANSDSGEDQSLKLKVRDAVINYMKPKLENSKDINESRKILINSDWAIRRIADKVIKENGYQYKVNTELAKVDFPVKSYGNIILPEGKYEAYRILIGQAKGHNWWCVMFPPLCFTDITKGAIEEKKTDNEMKKVLTPEEYKVVCNYKDDGKIHVKFKIVEEMKKIINDLKK; encoded by the coding sequence ATGAAAAAAAAGATTTTAATGGTAATAATACTTGCAATTTTTTATATAGTTTTTATGAGTGTTAATTATGTATTCGCAAATACAGAGATGAATAGTAGTGAAGATAATGTGCAAATGAGTATAGCTAAAAAAGTTATAAGATTCCATGTGCTTGCAAATAGCGATTCAGGTGAAGATCAAAGTTTAAAATTAAAGGTTAGAGATGCTGTTATAAATTATATGAAGCCTAAGCTTGAAAATAGTAAAGATATAAATGAATCGAGAAAAATTTTAATTAATAGTGATTGGGCTATAAGAAGAATTGCGGATAAGGTTATTAAAGAAAATGGTTATCAATATAAAGTTAATACTGAATTAGCAAAGGTTGATTTTCCAGTTAAAAGTTATGGAAATATAATATTACCTGAAGGAAAATATGAGGCTTATAGAATTCTTATTGGACAAGCAAAAGGACACAATTGGTGGTGCGTAATGTTTCCGCCGCTATGTTTTACGGATATAACTAAAGGAGCAATAGAGGAGAAAAAAACAGATAATGAGATGAAAAAGGTATTAACACCAGAAGAATATAAGGTTGTATGTAATTATAAGGATGATGGAAAGATTCATGTTAAATTTAAAATAGTAGAAGAGATGAAGAAAATTATTAATGATTTGAAAAAATGA
- a CDS encoding SPL family radical SAM protein, giving the protein MMERNIFQNSSMICGHKISLNAIENKFSHIYVEEEIKNFKVTRKILQNFPNSKLIYINNYRDVFNRVRQNFNVQKYSQKLILAKAKSNFIYDGSDMCEDFGQENFYYSSSILNCIYNCEYCYLKGLYPSSNVVIFVNVEDFIEAAVEKGKGKKIYVCISYDSDILVFENITGFAEKWIRMAEKNPNILIEIRTKSINFKSVKHLDIPSNVIFAWSLLPDEVIQKYEFKVPSLNSRLKSIGEAIEKGVQVRLSIEPIMQINNFDNVYEKFITKIFNSINKEKVRDINIDTFRVKKEHLKRIRKLNPYENIFGYKFSNIDDYYTYEDSKRMKEHVYNLVRKYVPENKIF; this is encoded by the coding sequence ATGATGGAAAGAAATATTTTTCAAAACTCATCAATGATATGTGGGCATAAAATCAGTTTGAATGCTATTGAAAATAAATTTTCTCATATATACGTAGAGGAGGAAATAAAAAATTTTAAAGTCACAAGGAAAATATTACAAAATTTCCCGAATAGTAAGCTTATATACATAAATAACTATAGAGATGTATTTAATAGAGTGAGACAAAATTTTAATGTTCAAAAATATTCACAGAAGCTTATACTAGCAAAGGCAAAAAGTAATTTTATATATGATGGTTCTGATATGTGTGAGGATTTTGGACAAGAAAATTTTTATTATTCTTCTAGCATATTAAATTGTATATATAATTGTGAGTACTGTTATTTAAAAGGGTTATATCCGTCTAGTAACGTAGTTATATTTGTGAATGTAGAAGACTTTATAGAAGCAGCAGTAGAGAAGGGTAAAGGAAAGAAAATATATGTTTGCATATCCTATGATTCTGATATATTGGTTTTTGAGAATATTACAGGTTTTGCTGAGAAGTGGATAAGGATGGCAGAAAAAAATCCTAACATACTTATTGAGATAAGAACTAAAAGTATAAATTTCAAAAGTGTAAAACATCTTGATATACCAAGTAATGTTATATTTGCATGGTCTCTTTTGCCAGATGAAGTTATACAAAAATACGAATTTAAAGTACCTAGTCTAAATAGTAGATTAAAGAGTATAGGTGAAGCTATAGAAAAAGGGGTACAGGTAAGGCTTTCAATTGAACCAATAATGCAAATAAATAATTTTGATAATGTATATGAAAAATTTATAACAAAAATATTTAATTCAATAAATAAGGAAAAAGTGAGAGATATAAATATTGATACCTTTAGAGTAAAAAAAGAACATTTAAAGAGAATTAGAAAATTAAATCCATATGAAAATATTTTTGGATATAAATTTTCTAATATTGATGATTATTATACTTATGAGGATTCTAAAAGAATGAAGGAGCACGTTTATAATCTTGTTAGAAAATATGTACCAGAAAATAAAATATTTTAA